The following are encoded in a window of Haloprofundus salilacus genomic DNA:
- a CDS encoding halocyanin domain-containing protein: MDKRTTSKHNNSNQVTDSPPGQPSADRPTDHSIHRTACDRRRFLSAAGSLALVGLLGGCTNTANDGDSGSNGESDPASVDDWLSNTGNYEGVVDTTDVDSVTIEVGARGNNGANAFAPAAIEISPGTTVTWEWVDGYHNVVATEGQFDSGEVEQNATFEHTFDTTGTVYYYCEPHRSMAMKGAIVVSDGASGGSP, translated from the coding sequence ATGGACAAGCGTACGACCTCCAAGCATAACAACTCGAACCAGGTCACAGACTCTCCGCCGGGACAGCCATCTGCTGACCGACCGACTGACCACTCTATTCACCGTACTGCATGTGATCGACGTCGATTCCTCAGTGCGGCGGGTAGCCTCGCACTCGTCGGTCTGCTCGGAGGTTGTACGAATACCGCAAACGACGGAGACTCCGGGTCGAATGGAGAAAGTGACCCAGCGAGCGTCGACGACTGGCTTTCGAATACCGGGAACTACGAGGGCGTCGTAGACACAACGGATGTGGATTCGGTGACCATCGAAGTCGGTGCTCGAGGGAATAACGGCGCAAACGCGTTCGCGCCAGCTGCGATCGAGATCTCTCCCGGAACGACGGTGACGTGGGAGTGGGTCGACGGCTATCACAACGTCGTCGCCACGGAGGGGCAGTTCGATAGCGGTGAGGTCGAACAGAACGCGACCTTCGAACACACGTTCGATACGACTGGGACGGTGTACTACTACTGCGAGCCGCATCGCTCGATGGCCATGAAAGGTGCAATCGTCGTCTCAGATGGCGCCAGTGGGGGTTCGCCATGA
- a CDS encoding zinc ribbon domain-containing protein, whose product MPTVDGILTSYPIHKYERVNNKIRHKREQLVHEVANQTLALAFVYNVDAIVHEDLRSLSPPRGEGQLSWELSSCARREIIEKIEYRADIAGLHVKRVHPGNTSRSCPRCGSTGHTTKSPDHSFEVWWGGHFRCENARCGYQADRDYVGAVNVARVFFSDSASLEHDFMSSYTGDCEIVPADRSAGPRLAFGNAPVAYLGQSDEDVTAGGGSCLIAPAVTPTETKNNSSNTASSPAMFGVTSFNRVTTNCYRK is encoded by the coding sequence ATGCCGACCGTCGATGGTATCCTTACATCGTATCCTATCCATAAGTACGAGCGCGTCAATAACAAGATTCGACACAAGCGAGAGCAGTTAGTCCACGAGGTGGCGAACCAAACTCTTGCGCTCGCCTTCGTGTACAACGTTGATGCGATTGTTCACGAAGACCTGCGAAGCCTCAGTCCGCCTCGGGGTGAAGGGCAGTTGTCGTGGGAACTCTCGTCGTGTGCACGTCGTGAGATCATCGAGAAAATCGAGTACCGGGCGGACATCGCCGGATTGCACGTGAAGCGGGTGCATCCGGGCAATACGTCACGCTCCTGTCCTCGGTGTGGTTCGACAGGCCACACTACGAAGTCCCCTGATCACTCCTTTGAAGTGTGGTGGGGCGGACACTTCCGCTGTGAGAACGCTCGATGTGGCTACCAAGCTGACCGAGACTATGTTGGCGCGGTGAACGTGGCTCGCGTGTTCTTCAGCGACTCGGCTTCACTGGAACACGATTTTATGTCTTCCTATACGGGGGACTGTGAAATCGTGCCAGCTGACCGTTCCGCTGGCCCGCGTCTCGCGTTCGGTAACGCTCCTGTAGCGTATCTCGGACAGTCGGATGAAGATGTGACTGCTGGTGGTGGGTCGTGCTTGATAGCGCCCGCTGTCACCCCGACAGAGACGAAAAACAACAGTAGCAACACTGCATCAAGCCCAGCGATGTTTGGAGTGACCAGTTTTAACCGAGTCACTACCAATTGCTACCGAAAATAG
- a CDS encoding ABC transporter substrate-binding protein, producing MLHGTTRRDFLVGAGTAAIGLTGATGTVSGQQQQQQIRVGVLLPVTGDLASVGVPMRNAALLPERQLNNADTDYQIVTQAEDTQTDPQAGISAAQALVDAGFPAITGAASSEVTIQVALNALVPNQVVGCSPASTSPEITGLRDNGFIWRTCPSDVIQGRVLAQIATNRVNISSVSVMYVNNSYGQSLANSFVQSFNGEVPAQVAFEQAQSSYAAQLQEAMASQPEGLLVIAYPESGNQLFRDYYSSYSRQTQILVTDGLRDPALPGNVGQPLTNVIGTAPAAAGPARQFFAQQFRNAYGSEPGVFTAQAYDATALLILANIAGGARNAGPAVRDNLQTIANPPGQNIGPENLADAVTLVTDGQEVNYQGASSSVSFADTGDITTATYEIFTFTENGQLRQLDVVEFQIDQG from the coding sequence ATGCTACATGGTACCACTCGTCGGGATTTCCTTGTCGGTGCCGGGACGGCAGCGATTGGCCTCACCGGTGCTACAGGAACCGTCAGCGGGCAGCAGCAACAACAGCAGATCAGGGTTGGCGTCCTCCTCCCAGTGACCGGCGATCTGGCGTCAGTCGGCGTTCCGATGCGCAACGCCGCCTTGTTACCGGAAAGGCAGTTGAACAACGCAGACACCGACTATCAGATCGTCACCCAGGCCGAGGACACGCAGACTGACCCACAGGCCGGAATCAGTGCGGCACAGGCGCTCGTCGATGCCGGGTTTCCGGCGATCACCGGCGCAGCCTCCTCGGAAGTGACTATCCAAGTCGCGTTGAACGCCCTCGTTCCGAACCAGGTCGTCGGGTGCTCACCTGCGAGCACGTCACCGGAGATCACGGGGCTTCGAGACAACGGCTTCATCTGGCGGACATGTCCAAGTGACGTAATCCAGGGTCGGGTGTTGGCCCAGATTGCCACCAATCGGGTGAACATCTCGTCGGTGTCGGTTATGTACGTCAACAACTCGTACGGGCAATCGCTCGCGAACAGCTTCGTGCAGTCGTTCAATGGTGAGGTTCCGGCACAGGTCGCCTTCGAGCAGGCGCAATCGTCGTACGCCGCACAGCTGCAGGAGGCGATGGCGAGCCAACCTGAAGGGTTACTCGTCATCGCTTACCCCGAAAGTGGTAATCAGCTGTTCCGAGACTACTACTCGAGTTACAGTCGTCAGACCCAAATCCTCGTAACTGACGGGCTCCGTGACCCCGCCCTACCCGGAAACGTCGGGCAACCCCTGACGAACGTTATCGGAACGGCCCCCGCGGCCGCGGGACCAGCCCGGCAGTTCTTCGCCCAGCAGTTCCGGAACGCGTACGGCTCTGAGCCGGGTGTGTTTACCGCTCAGGCGTACGACGCCACCGCGCTACTCATCCTCGCTAACATCGCCGGTGGAGCGCGGAACGCCGGGCCCGCCGTCCGGGACAACTTACAGACAATCGCGAACCCGCCGGGACAGAACATCGGACCAGAGAACCTCGCCGATGCGGTGACGCTGGTCACCGACGGGCAGGAGGTCAACTACCAGGGCGCATCGAGCAGCGTCTCGTTCGCCGACACCGGCGACATCACCACGGCTACATACGAGATCTTCACCTTCACCGAGAACGGACAGCTCAGACAACTCGATGTCGTCGAGTTCCAAATCGATCAGGGCTAG
- a CDS encoding ABC transporter ATP-binding protein, whose protein sequence is MNSNRTHPTDDHLHADSRNQSVDGQRTIDREGDGLLVIESLDAGYGDLQILNDIDLSMTDGEYVAVVGPNGAGKSTVLKSVFGLTTYMGGTITFDSEAINGLPPEAVIRRGISYVPQTDNVFSSLTVRENLEMGAYILDEVPQDALRDVFDRFPVLEERQSQRAANLSGGQQQMLAMGRALMLDPKLLLLDEPSAGLAPDLVDEMFDSIDAINAAGTAVLVVEQNAKEALRRSDRGYVLVNGQNRFSDTGEALLVNEQVRREFLGG, encoded by the coding sequence ATGAACTCGAACAGGACTCACCCCACCGACGACCACCTCCACGCCGACAGCCGAAACCAGAGTGTCGACGGCCAGCGCACAATCGACCGTGAGGGGGATGGCCTGCTCGTCATCGAGAGTCTCGATGCGGGGTACGGGGACCTGCAGATCCTCAACGACATCGATCTCTCTATGACTGACGGCGAGTACGTCGCCGTCGTCGGCCCGAACGGGGCCGGTAAGTCGACGGTGTTGAAGTCGGTCTTTGGGCTTACCACCTACATGGGCGGGACGATCACTTTCGACAGCGAGGCGATCAACGGTCTCCCGCCCGAAGCGGTGATTCGACGCGGAATCAGCTACGTTCCCCAGACGGACAACGTGTTCTCATCGCTGACGGTCCGAGAGAACCTCGAGATGGGGGCGTACATCCTCGATGAGGTGCCCCAGGACGCGCTCCGGGACGTGTTCGACCGCTTTCCGGTGCTGGAAGAGCGCCAGTCACAGCGCGCAGCGAACTTGTCTGGTGGACAACAACAGATGCTCGCGATGGGACGGGCGCTCATGCTGGACCCAAAATTACTGCTCTTGGATGAGCCCTCGGCCGGCCTCGCACCCGATCTCGTCGACGAGATGTTCGACAGCATCGATGCGATCAACGCGGCCGGCACGGCCGTTCTCGTGGTCGAACAGAACGCCAAGGAGGCGCTGCGCCGCTCCGACCGCGGCTACGTCCTCGTCAACGGGCAGAACCGCTTCAGCGACACCGGCGAAGCGTTACTCGTCAACGAGCAGGTTCGCCGGGAGTTCCTCGGCGGCTGA
- a CDS encoding ABC transporter ATP-binding protein → MNEPDAERTTVDQEATVEEPSQALDQETPADHPLQVKNLVKQFGGLVAVDNASFDVAAGSLTGLIGPNGAGKSTTFDCITGIHRPDGGTVYLYDEEITGMRPYEIANRGLVRTFQIARELSEMTVLENMMLAPKGQRGEKLWRAVLPGARQAVVEQERGLRDRAWETLEFFEIDHLADEYAGNLSGGQRKLLELARALQTDPEVLLLDEPLAGVNPVLEQKLLDRIHDLREQGYTFLLVEHDMDVIMKNCERVIVMHQGRIIADDTPAVIMEDERVIDAYLGANV, encoded by the coding sequence ATGAACGAGCCAGATGCGGAGCGGACGACCGTCGACCAAGAGGCGACCGTCGAGGAGCCGAGCCAGGCACTGGATCAGGAGACGCCCGCGGATCATCCGCTTCAAGTGAAGAACCTGGTGAAGCAGTTCGGCGGGCTCGTCGCAGTCGATAACGCGAGCTTCGACGTAGCGGCTGGGTCGCTCACGGGGCTCATCGGACCGAACGGCGCGGGCAAGTCGACGACGTTCGACTGCATCACGGGTATCCACCGCCCGGACGGTGGGACAGTCTACCTCTACGACGAGGAGATCACCGGGATGCGGCCGTACGAGATCGCCAATCGCGGGCTCGTCCGCACGTTCCAGATCGCCCGTGAACTCTCAGAGATGACAGTCTTGGAGAACATGATGCTCGCGCCAAAGGGCCAGCGCGGCGAAAAGCTCTGGCGGGCGGTGCTGCCGGGAGCTCGACAAGCGGTCGTCGAACAGGAGCGTGGCCTCCGCGACCGTGCGTGGGAGACGCTCGAGTTCTTCGAGATCGATCACCTCGCCGATGAGTACGCCGGTAACCTCTCCGGCGGCCAGCGGAAGCTGCTCGAGTTGGCGCGGGCGCTACAGACCGATCCAGAGGTGCTCCTGTTGGACGAACCGCTCGCTGGCGTGAACCCTGTGCTGGAGCAGAAATTGCTCGATAGAATCCACGACCTCCGTGAGCAGGGGTACACGTTCCTGCTCGTCGAGCACGACATGGACGTGATCATGAAAAACTGCGAGCGCGTCATCGTGATGCACCAGGGGCGAATCATTGCGGACGACACACCTGCAGTGATCATGGAGGACGAGCGTGTGATCGACGCGTATCTGGGGGCGAACGTATGA
- a CDS encoding branched-chain amino acid ABC transporter permease, whose translation MSSQTERRSNRLPGGDVGLILVVFLGLYVGFTLLGVALGLDADGLASTLQRITFFAAVYALLALALNLQWGYAGLFNIGVAGFMAVGVYTMAILTAPVNPPPGGIPGLGQPLAVGIVGGMLAAALVGALAALPALRLKADYLAIVTLALSEIIRLTYNSTTLQSFSVEGVNLGTGGSQGMPLPRNPIYWLFYSNPASPASPPTPFGEAVFGLFRTLGVEYTTIVDWAYTLVLVAFVGLFYLILTRVGNSPFGRVLKAIREDELVTSALGKNTGLFKIKAFMLGCALMGLGGILWQGSQAYTSPSSFLPILTFYIFITLIIGGSGSNTGSVIGGALFVGLLFEGPTFVRRVVEQTVALGDAPNTFVAAVAPLASFNITPLLAYSMSNIAFLRFVLVGLVLVYFMQRRPKGLLGHRKEIAASVDLSQSSSPAARTDEKRSPSDSNGGESR comes from the coding sequence ATGAGCAGCCAGACCGAACGCCGATCGAATCGGCTGCCCGGTGGCGACGTCGGATTGATTCTCGTCGTTTTCCTCGGACTGTACGTTGGATTCACGCTGCTCGGTGTGGCCCTCGGACTCGATGCCGACGGACTAGCGAGCACTCTCCAGCGGATCACCTTCTTCGCAGCGGTCTACGCGCTGTTGGCACTCGCGCTTAACCTCCAGTGGGGCTACGCCGGCCTGTTCAACATCGGTGTGGCCGGTTTCATGGCCGTCGGCGTCTACACGATGGCGATTCTCACCGCCCCCGTGAACCCCCCACCCGGGGGGATTCCTGGCCTCGGACAGCCCCTCGCCGTCGGCATCGTCGGTGGGATGCTCGCGGCGGCGCTAGTTGGTGCGCTCGCGGCGTTGCCTGCGCTCCGACTAAAGGCCGACTACCTCGCGATTGTCACGCTCGCACTGTCGGAGATAATCCGCCTCACGTACAATTCGACGACCCTGCAGTCGTTCTCGGTTGAGGGCGTCAACCTGGGCACCGGAGGCTCTCAGGGGATGCCGCTTCCGAGGAATCCGATTTACTGGCTGTTCTACAGCAATCCGGCGAGTCCGGCGTCGCCGCCGACTCCGTTCGGAGAGGCGGTGTTCGGCCTCTTCCGGACCCTCGGTGTGGAGTATACGACCATCGTTGACTGGGCGTACACGCTCGTACTCGTCGCGTTCGTAGGGTTGTTCTACCTGATCCTCACCCGCGTTGGTAACTCTCCCTTCGGTCGGGTGCTGAAGGCCATCCGAGAGGACGAACTCGTCACGAGCGCGCTCGGGAAGAACACCGGTCTATTCAAGATCAAGGCGTTCATGCTCGGTTGCGCGCTCATGGGTCTCGGTGGAATCCTCTGGCAGGGGAGTCAGGCGTACACCAGCCCGAGCAGCTTCTTGCCGATTCTGACGTTCTACATCTTCATCACGCTCATCATTGGCGGGTCGGGATCGAACACCGGCAGCGTAATCGGTGGCGCGCTGTTCGTCGGTCTCCTGTTCGAGGGACCGACGTTCGTCCGACGCGTCGTCGAACAGACGGTCGCACTCGGTGATGCACCGAATACGTTCGTCGCTGCCGTCGCTCCGCTCGCCTCCTTCAACATCACCCCGTTGCTCGCATACTCGATGTCGAACATCGCCTTCCTCCGGTTCGTACTCGTGGGACTGGTCCTCGTCTACTTCATGCAACGCAGGCCCAAGGGGCTACTCGGCCACCGCAAGGAGATTGCAGCTAGCGTCGACCTCTCTCAGTCATCGTCGCCGGCCGCGAGGACCGATGAGAAACGATCGCCGTCGGATTCGAACGGTGGTGAGAGCCGATGA
- a CDS encoding branched-chain amino acid ABC transporter permease, which produces MGTADQYARGKRYITGRWIDIIVWVVVVALVLDLASLMSRGEVTALTLSLFLKDGIIIGLVIGLAGIGLSMTYSILNFANFAHGDYLTSGAFAGWIAAYLVAGSGTVSAGDLFLLGVSGGASAGTVGASVISTPIAVLVGFVVAVTFGIVLSLVIDRIVYRPMRGQGAIALLIASIGVALMLRYLIAFVFGTSRTGITGGMLSTYTVPGINLIVSSHELTLVTAALAMMGGVHLLLSRTKLGKAMRAMADNTELALITGIPTERVIRSTWIVGGGLTGAAGFLVVLETGTISFDYGWTLLLLIFAAVILGGIGSVYGAILGGLTIGISSTMSLIWLPSEFTYAAAFGVMIIILLTKPAGLFSGVTTA; this is translated from the coding sequence ATGGGAACAGCAGACCAGTACGCACGAGGGAAGCGGTACATCACCGGACGGTGGATCGATATCATCGTTTGGGTGGTCGTCGTAGCATTAGTTCTCGATTTAGCCTCGCTGATGTCGAGAGGAGAGGTGACGGCCCTGACGCTTTCTCTCTTTCTCAAAGACGGAATCATCATCGGCCTCGTGATCGGACTCGCCGGAATCGGACTCTCGATGACGTACAGTATCCTGAACTTCGCGAACTTTGCCCACGGCGACTATCTCACGAGCGGCGCCTTCGCCGGCTGGATAGCGGCGTATCTCGTCGCCGGATCCGGTACGGTCAGCGCTGGCGATCTGTTCCTACTGGGCGTCAGCGGTGGTGCAAGTGCGGGTACCGTCGGCGCGAGCGTCATCTCGACGCCGATCGCGGTTCTCGTCGGATTCGTTGTCGCGGTCACGTTCGGTATCGTGCTCTCACTCGTAATCGATCGCATCGTCTATCGACCCATGCGGGGTCAGGGCGCGATTGCCTTGCTCATCGCGAGTATCGGTGTCGCGCTCATGCTTCGATATCTCATCGCGTTCGTTTTCGGGACGAGCCGTACGGGGATCACCGGCGGGATGCTGTCGACGTACACCGTGCCCGGGATAAACCTCATCGTCAGTAGCCACGAACTCACCTTGGTGACTGCTGCCCTCGCGATGATGGGCGGCGTTCACCTGTTGCTTTCGCGAACGAAACTCGGCAAGGCGATGCGGGCGATGGCCGACAACACCGAACTCGCGCTCATCACGGGCATCCCAACAGAGCGGGTAATCCGCTCGACCTGGATCGTCGGCGGGGGACTGACGGGTGCCGCTGGTTTCCTCGTCGTGCTTGAGACCGGGACGATTTCGTTCGACTACGGGTGGACGCTGCTCCTGTTGATCTTCGCGGCGGTCATTCTCGGCGGAATCGGTTCGGTTTACGGGGCAATCCTCGGGGGGCTCACTATCGGTATCTCGAGTACAATGTCGTTGATTTGGCTCCCCTCTGAGTTCACCTACGCCGCCGCCTTCGGCGTGATGATCATAATCCTCCTGACGAAACCGGCAGGGCTCTTCAGCGGGGTGACCACCGCATGA
- a CDS encoding DUF7342 family protein → MTEERPSEDGARGQWQKNRTTFQRVYDVLVGTYESGSAKEFAEWADCSENGAREALSQLVEMGIAEKTDTRPAGYRRNPSYFRWKRIEELAGEYSASELRRRVDELIEEDRQFQDEYGVPSPDAVVEPDDVEADHESVHERWDDLSEWRTVRRDISVLKQAVQRAESTHDDRARA, encoded by the coding sequence ATGACCGAGGAGAGACCGTCTGAAGATGGGGCACGTGGGCAGTGGCAGAAGAATCGGACGACGTTTCAGCGTGTCTACGACGTCCTCGTTGGGACGTACGAATCTGGGTCTGCGAAAGAGTTCGCTGAGTGGGCAGATTGTTCGGAGAATGGTGCTCGAGAAGCGCTCTCGCAACTCGTCGAAATGGGGATTGCAGAGAAAACTGACACGCGGCCTGCTGGCTACAGGCGAAATCCGTCGTACTTTCGGTGGAAGCGCATCGAAGAACTCGCTGGTGAATACAGCGCCAGTGAGTTGCGGCGTCGGGTTGACGAACTAATTGAGGAAGACCGCCAATTCCAAGATGAATATGGTGTTCCAAGCCCAGATGCAGTCGTCGAACCCGACGATGTAGAGGCTGATCATGAGTCGGTGCATGAGCGGTGGGATGATTTGAGTGAGTGGCGGACGGTTCGTCGTGACATTTCGGTGTTGAAGCAGGCGGTTCAGCGAGCCGAATCGACGCATGACGACCGGGCGCGAGCATAA
- a CDS encoding putative quinol monooxygenase: MTDFIVYIDRSVVRDGKLEELKPAMAELVEFVEANEPEILAYDVYFSADEDRMTVMHMHADQASLEFHMQVGGPKFPPIGEFIDLETIDVYGHINESLIQRLKDKASELGSGRVSVHELHRGVNRDPDKSPTSP, encoded by the coding sequence ATGACTGACTTCATCGTGTACATCGACCGGTCCGTGGTGCGTGACGGGAAGTTGGAGGAACTCAAACCGGCGATGGCGGAGTTAGTGGAGTTCGTCGAGGCCAACGAGCCGGAGATACTGGCGTACGATGTCTACTTCAGCGCCGACGAGGATCGGATGACCGTGATGCACATGCACGCCGATCAAGCCTCATTGGAGTTTCACATGCAGGTTGGGGGCCCGAAGTTCCCTCCAATCGGCGAGTTCATCGACCTCGAAACCATCGACGTGTATGGCCACATAAACGAGAGTCTCATCCAGCGGCTGAAAGACAAAGCGTCGGAGTTGGGAAGTGGACGCGTGTCGGTCCACGAACTTCACCGAGGCGTCAATCGCGATCCGGACAAGTCACCGACCTCACCCTGA
- a CDS encoding sulfite exporter TauE/SafE family protein, with amino-acid sequence MIGLFVGFGLLIGILFGFFGMGGSFLVTPALLVVGYPAPVAVGSGLAFVFGTSVIGALRHLDHGQVSYTLAAVMILGMTFGIEVGTRVVFLLADLGSADAVISVVYVGLLGAVGLSVLRDARTDGTDARTGRVATKVHAIKLPPMVSLPGGATVSVWVILVVGSAIGILSGCLGVGGGFLLLPVMVYGFGVPIAIAAGTSILQISVSGAFGAFVYAQSNAVNIPVVAALLGGSALGARIGVSATRLVNETDIKGYFAVMLLSGGVATASKQVSIVYGVEMLETVSTVLIFGTVVLVSGTIVRTSIAALSEIESVDRY; translated from the coding sequence ATGATCGGTCTCTTCGTCGGATTCGGCCTGCTCATCGGCATTCTCTTCGGCTTCTTCGGGATGGGCGGGTCGTTCCTCGTGACGCCAGCACTGTTGGTGGTCGGATATCCGGCACCGGTGGCCGTTGGGAGCGGACTCGCGTTCGTCTTCGGCACCAGTGTCATCGGTGCGCTCAGACACCTCGATCACGGCCAGGTCAGCTACACACTGGCGGCGGTGATGATTCTCGGAATGACGTTCGGTATCGAGGTCGGCACTCGGGTCGTGTTCTTGCTTGCGGATCTCGGCAGCGCTGACGCCGTCATCAGCGTAGTGTACGTCGGACTTCTTGGTGCCGTCGGCCTCTCTGTCCTCCGAGATGCCCGCACTGACGGTACAGATGCGAGAACGGGCCGAGTCGCTACCAAGGTTCATGCCATCAAGCTCCCACCGATGGTGTCGCTACCTGGCGGTGCGACCGTCTCGGTGTGGGTTATCCTTGTCGTTGGGTCGGCCATCGGCATTCTCTCTGGATGTCTCGGCGTCGGTGGGGGATTTCTTCTGCTCCCCGTCATGGTCTACGGGTTCGGCGTTCCTATTGCAATCGCTGCTGGGACCAGCATCCTCCAGATCTCGGTTTCCGGTGCGTTCGGTGCGTTCGTCTACGCCCAGTCGAACGCCGTCAATATTCCCGTTGTCGCCGCGTTACTCGGCGGGAGCGCGCTCGGCGCTCGCATCGGTGTGAGTGCGACGCGGCTGGTAAACGAGACTGACATCAAGGGTTACTTCGCAGTGATGCTGCTCTCGGGGGGTGTCGCCACCGCAAGTAAGCAGGTGAGTATTGTGTACGGCGTTGAGATGCTTGAAACCGTGAGTACAGTCCTCATCTTTGGAACCGTAGTCTTGGTCAGTGGTACGATCGTCCGCACGTCGATTGCTGCACTCAGTGAAATCGAGAGCGTGGATCGCTACTGA
- a CDS encoding DUF7512 family protein, whose amino-acid sequence MLVAPVFSESGQAAATVGFVLAEALVLYVGYGALVRIASPAARKILVST is encoded by the coding sequence CTGTTAGTCGCTCCCGTGTTCAGTGAGTCCGGACAGGCTGCTGCCACGGTTGGTTTCGTTCTGGCGGAGGCACTCGTGTTGTACGTCGGATACGGGGCGCTGGTGCGGATTGCTAGCCCGGCCGCCCGTAAAATACTCGTGAGCACCTGA
- a CDS encoding FAD-binding oxidoreductase, with protein sequence MAQQAISAEQLEQFEAEFHGDLIRVGDADYDNARLVWNGIIDKRPALIARCRGVKDVISAVDSARENDLLVAVRGGGHNVAGTAVCDDGLVIDLSEMRSVRVDPDARTAWVQAGATWADVDHETQAFGLATPGGAVSETGVAGLTLGGGIGHLRCKYGLTCDNLASVNLVTADGDYLTASEDENPVLFWGLRGGGGNFGVVTDFEFDLHPVGTDVAICLVFYSGDRMVEVLEAYLDYVADAPPEVSLLTLSGVIPDEEIFPADTVDELKIAIAGCYAGSVADGERALAPLREIAEPIADFSGPMPYVEFQQLFDEDYPAGMRYYWKSLYLDGLSESAIDRIVYWSDVAPSPLSTVDVWQLGGAIAQVGVEDSAFAGRHAPFLLGVEANWERPEDDDANVEWVRDCLDDMRQFSDGSVYLNFPGFLEEGDDMMRSTFGPKYKRLIALKDEYDPTNLFRLNQNITPSENAQADGRECHE encoded by the coding sequence ATGGCACAACAAGCTATCTCCGCCGAGCAACTCGAACAGTTCGAAGCAGAATTCCACGGCGATCTGATTCGTGTCGGTGACGCTGACTACGACAATGCGCGCTTGGTGTGGAACGGGATAATCGACAAGCGTCCGGCCCTGATTGCCCGATGTCGAGGCGTCAAAGATGTCATCAGCGCGGTTGATTCCGCGCGAGAGAATGATCTCCTGGTCGCGGTACGTGGCGGTGGCCACAACGTCGCCGGAACCGCTGTCTGCGACGACGGACTCGTCATCGATCTCTCCGAGATGCGAAGTGTACGGGTAGACCCTGATGCACGGACAGCGTGGGTCCAGGCCGGTGCCACGTGGGCAGACGTGGACCACGAAACCCAGGCCTTCGGGCTGGCAACGCCTGGTGGGGCCGTCTCAGAGACGGGGGTCGCCGGACTGACGCTCGGTGGAGGCATCGGTCATCTCCGCTGCAAGTACGGCTTGACCTGTGACAACCTCGCATCCGTAAATCTGGTCACGGCGGACGGCGATTACCTGACTGCCAGCGAGGACGAGAACCCGGTCCTATTCTGGGGACTCCGTGGCGGCGGCGGAAATTTCGGGGTGGTCACCGACTTCGAGTTCGACCTCCACCCGGTCGGCACGGACGTGGCGATTTGCCTCGTGTTCTATTCGGGTGACCGGATGGTCGAGGTGTTGGAAGCCTACCTCGACTACGTCGCGGATGCGCCCCCGGAAGTTAGCTTGCTCACCTTGTCAGGTGTGATTCCCGACGAGGAAATCTTCCCGGCGGACACGGTGGACGAACTCAAGATCGCAATCGCGGGCTGTTACGCGGGCTCGGTCGCCGACGGCGAACGCGCACTGGCACCCTTGCGAGAAATCGCTGAGCCGATCGCCGACTTCAGCGGGCCGATGCCGTACGTAGAGTTTCAGCAACTCTTCGACGAGGATTACCCCGCCGGGATGCGCTACTACTGGAAGTCGCTGTACCTCGACGGCCTATCGGAGTCCGCCATCGATCGAATCGTCTACTGGTCCGATGTGGCACCTTCACCGCTCTCGACAGTGGATGTCTGGCAGTTGGGTGGCGCAATCGCCCAGGTTGGCGTCGAGGACAGTGCGTTCGCGGGGCGACACGCGCCCTTCCTGCTGGGCGTCGAAGCGAACTGGGAACGCCCGGAGGACGACGACGCCAACGTCGAGTGGGTGCGCGACTGTCTCGACGACATGCGCCAGTTCTCGGATGGCTCGGTATACCTGAACTTCCCGGGATTCCTCGAAGAGGGCGACGACATGATGCGGTCCACGTTCGGACCGAAGTACAAGCGGTTAATCGCGCTAAAGGACGAGTACGATCCGACAAACCTGTTCCGCCTCAATCAGAATATCACACCGTCCGAAAACGCTCAAGCCGACGGCAGGGAATGCCATGAGTGA